The following DNA comes from Rosa rugosa chromosome 5, drRosRugo1.1, whole genome shotgun sequence.
ttaattattaaaaaaaaaaaatatatatatatatatatatatatatatatatttataactgctactcttttttttttttttttgcaaatataatggatagacttagattcAGGTCATAAATTATaataggatttattttgttttccctcaccaatatgtgttcaacatatatatcaatatatcatacatttttatgtcacattatcttaatcatatttttaattcttattaaatatatatgaatgctttaatgagtatgtagtgaattggaaaatgaaaatagataagggaaataataaagaatacaatctaatattattgaattggaaagtctacataaaataaatatagtattttttttgtataattattgtccttaatagtcattttatagtaggttatatatgtcatttaataattcataatagagtgaggtcaagtgagcagattttgAGGTCCAAATCTTATAAATTCTAACATGAAATAACACCATTCATACAACggatataacaaaaaaaaaaaaccaccgcCCAACTGTTTATTCTAATACGAATGGTAAGATTTTGACTCGAGACCTCACAATAAGAATCTTTTCTGAgtgaattattgtaattatagATAAGAGGCAGGTCTAAATCTAAATGACACAACACAAAATCTAGTTATAAACACCACCATGATATCAGACCCCAATCAAACCACATGGCTGTCCTCCTATTAACAATCAATCAAGTCAGCAAAGATACCtttttttgttgagaatgagtcatcaaaaataccaaaattaaatttggattaTGAATTTCCAAATCACAAAACCCACTGTTTGGTCATTTAGGAAAATCAAAATTGTCAGTCGACACGTGGCGGGTTCTTTTTGGCCATTCGCGCGTAAAAGCGCGTCTGCGGCCCTCAATCGTTTTCTATATAAACCCTTCCTCTCCTCCCCCATTTTATCTCAACTCTTCAAAACTCATCTTCTCCTCTACTCACAAAGCTCTCAAATTTTCGTTGAAAAAAACAAGAATCAAATTCTGGGTTTGGGTTTTCTTGCTtaattgggttttgggttgtGTAAAGTTTCGAGCTTTTTCGGAAATGGAGGTTTCTGTGGTTCGAAGCTCTCAGGTGAAGATCGGAAGGGCTGAATTGGGGCGCAGGGAATTGGGGTTTTGTAAATTGAGTGGTAATTTGAGGACCCAGATAAGCTTTGGTCAAAAGTACACGAGCTGGAAAAATGGCCGGCTTCAGTTTACTCTCAGGGCCGTTCAGTCTGAATCGGTTCGACCCGTTAAAGCTTCGGGTCCATCCAAAAGATCCAAATCGGTAAGGACTTCTTCTTTTGTTCTAGTTATATTTAGAGATAGTAGTAGCAACTTGCAAGTAGAAAACTGAAGGAAATGAAAAGCATGCGACTTGTGACCGTttagtttatgtttgaatttgTTTTCTGTGAGATTTTGATGAATCTGATTGTCATAAAAATATAACCCAATTGATACATGAAAGAATTATAAGGGGTTTTGAAAAACAAGAAGATTTTGATGTTTGGTAAGTTGTTAATTCTTGAGTTGAGTGCCAGAAGCTTTTTTAGaatctgtgtttttttttttaggggccAATTTCATGCTTTGAGTTTGTAAACACCTTatctataaaaataaaacccaATTGATACATGAAAGAATTAAAAGGGGTTTTGAAAAACAAGAAGATTTTGATGTTTGGTAAGTTGTTAATTCTTGAGTTGAGTGCCAGAAGCTATTTTAGaatctgtatttttttttttaggggccAATTTCATGCTTTGAGTTTGTAAACACCTTATCTATAGAATTCATCCTCTGTATTTTGTTAAATATGTACAGCTGCAAAGTACTTGGTTAAATTTAGCCAGTTTGTTTCTAGGCTTAGTTACTTGTCTTGACTGAGACTGACTCGGTTTTCTTGCTTGGTCGTTTCAGAATGACGGGTTAAGACTATTTGTTGGGTTGCCCCTGGATGCAGTTTCAGACTGCAATTCAGTGAAGCATGCCCGAGCAATTGCGGTTGGACTAATGGCTCTGAAGCTATTGGGAGTGACAGGCGTGGAGCTTCCTGTCTGGTGGGGAATTGTTGAGAAAGAAGCCATGGGGAAGTATGAGTGGTCAGCCTACCATTCTCTAGCAGAGATGGTTCAGAAAGCCGGTCTTGAGCTTCATGTGTCACTCTGCTTCCACGCTTCTAAACAACCGAAGATCTCACTCCCCGATTGGGTGTCTTGCTTAGGGGAGTCCCAACCTGGTATGTTTTTCAAAGACAGGTCAGGGCAGCAATACAAGGAGTGTTTATCACTGGCTGTTGATGAGCTTCCTGTTCTTAATGGAAAGACTCCGATTCAAGTTTACCATGATTTCTGCGAAAGTTTTAAAGCTTCGTTCTCGCCTTTCCTTGGTTCCACAATCACGGTAAGCAGTCCTGAGTTTTTGAATTCTAAAAATGAAACAATAGTCATCTTAGGTTTAGCATGCGTACTGAACGTTCAGTAATTCCTGTTTTGCTAAATTTCAGGGCGTCTCAGTGAGCCTAGGACCAGATGGTGAGCTTCGGTATCCTTCTCATCACCAGTCAGTCAAACGTAGCAAAATTCCCGGGGTTGGCGAATTCCAATGTTTTGATGAAAACATGCTCAATGTTCTTAAACAACATGCTGAGGCAACCGGAAATCCTTTATGGGGTCTTGGCGGTCCCCATGATGCTCCGAGCTATGACCAGTCACCGGACTCAAACACTTTCTTCAAGGACCATGGGGGATCATGGGAGTCACCATATGGTGATTTCTTCCTGTCCTGGTACTCAAACCAGCTAATCTCTCATGGAGATCGGATCCTTTCCCTTGCTTCTTCAACTTTTGGTGACACAGAAGTCACAGCATATGGCAAAGTCCCTCTAATGCACTCTTGGTACAAAACAAGGTCTCACCCATCTGAGTTGACATCTGGGTTTTATAATACATCCTCTCGAGATGGTTATGAAGCAGTTGCAGATATGTTTGCAAGAAACTCCTGCAAAATGATATTGCCGGGACTGGACTTATCAGACGTACATCAACCACACGAATCCCGTTCTAGTCCCGAGTCATTACTATCACAAATTAGAACAGCGTGCAGAAAGCACGGAGTTGAAATTTCTGGTCAAAACTCATCAATTTCAGGAGCTCCAGGAGGCTTTCAACAGATAAAGAAGAACTTGTTAGGAGAGAATGAAATAAACTTGTTCACTTATCAGAGAATGGGAGCTTATTTCTTCTCACCTgagcattttccttcattttctgGATTCGTCCGAAGCCTTAATCAAGTGGAATTGCAGTCGGATGATCTAGCTTCTGACGAAGAAGCTACTGAATCTATTCATGTCAACTCAGAACAGGGAATCCACATGCAAGCCGCTTAGTATGAATTATAATTGTACTCGTGTAAATATAAACTTGTGTTCTATTCTTGTATCTGAAAAGTGTGGCAAAATTGTATAAGCCTTGGCTTTGGTCATTCGAGAATCGAGAAACAAATTTGCCCCCATTTTCTCAAGTGATTGATCAATATTCTTAACCAGCAATCTTGTGATCATACGCTGAACCAAGAGACTGGTCATATGAGATATTTAAGCTTACCCTTTCTCAAGTGCTTGAAGCCTTGCACTACTTTGTATGCTTTATTCAGAAAGAGTTTTTCTTCTCTGGATATTATTTCAAGTACATAAACAACTGTCAAAAAGAAGGAACTAAATCTGACCCTGGGGTTATCAAAACTCGTAAAGTAGTAGCATACCGGTCAAAGAGCATGCAAAATGTGCCCTTGGGTTAGCTGAAAGTGCGTGAGGAAGGCCAGGAAACTAGTTTAACACCTTCAAATGAAACCCAAGATTAAGTTTTGAAGAAAAATCATGTGGGGAAGCAACCTAGTTAAAAGCCAAGTACTCGTCCAGAAAGCTTGTAATATATTATATGCCTTTGGGTTTTGCATATATAATGTACTGTGTACATCAGCATCTCATAACCCAGCACTCCAAACAAGTTCATGGAGGCGAGCTGCGCATCATATGACAAAATGTGAAGCAAGGAGGAAGGCGGGTTTCAACAGTCTTGTTGCTTTGTCTGCTGGACCAAGTCCACCCAATTAATATGGCGGAAATATACTGTGAACCATTGGTGCTACTGCTCAGTCCACCGAAGAGTGGCGTTTTGATAGATCGATGTAATCAGATGATTTGAGTTGGATACCATTACAAAAGACTGCCGTGAATGGCTAATGCTTCTGCTGCGGTAGAAGAGTTGGCATGCAGAACTTTGCAGAACCAGCTAGGAGATGGCAAGAAGAGTCACGAGCCAAAGCAGCAATAAGGTTACCACATCCAAGGGAGGAGGTACACCAAGCTGTGTCAGTATTAATCTTGATCGAGCCTACCAGAGGAGGAATCAAATCGGAAGGGAGGAAGTTCAGCGTTTAAGACACTGAACAGTGCAGGATTTAGACTGAAGATGGAAATAAAATCCTTGAGCAGCAAGGAATGCTTTGGAAGCTACCAGAGAGGGATTAGGCTCTGGATGGTCGAACACCCGAAGACAACGTTTTTCCAGAAGTGTCAAAAACATAAATTTCACTTGACAAAGCATCCATCGGGATCAGTCCCAGACTCGGTTACAACCTTTCAAATATCCAAACAAGCCAACTACTCGAGAGGATAGAGTGAACTAAGCAGAACCAGTCCGGAGCAAGTAAAGAAGATATGCTCGGGATGTTGAGAGCAGAGAGGGCAGATATCACATCAGGTCTTCGCACCATGAGAAATACCTGAACAATTCAAGGTTCAGTGGAGTGGGGGGTTGGTACTACAAGTGGAAGCTTTGCTATATAGCAGCAAGCTCCTTGGCTTTTTTTCTTCGCTATTTGGTTTCTTGTTAGCATTTGCTTTTCCTTGGTTAACTGAAGTTGAAGAGCAGAATTTCTCTGTTGTTGTGCTTTGATGTAGCTCCTGGTATTTGTAACGGTAAACTGGCGTCTTTGGAAGATTGACTAAAAGACAGTAATGCATCATCTAGCTCTTATATATATCGATGTGCTATTtaccaaaaggaaaagaagaaaaatacaagCCAGAGAATAGGACTATAGAAATATTTTGGAAAATTTCATCAACTGTAGTTAGGGCGAAGTCAGATTGAGCCATCATCCTCATTGAGAAAATGAACAAGTAGGAATTCATTTGATGATTAGACAACCTATAATAGTCTGACTAAAACCAACTGAAATTCGATATGGCATCAAATAGCAAAACAATAGCATGCTTTTATAGGAACACTTGCTATATACATTAACAAATGAAATATACATATGGGGATGACAGAGAACCAAAGCTCTCCAACATTCGGTTCCAGTGGTCTTTCCATGACTTGAACAAAGTCATGATCCCAGAAGGTTTGAAGCCTCTGACCATGCCCTCTGCATAGGAAGTCCAGTAGCAATCACCTTCGGAAAACAGTCTCATTGACTTCAATCTCCtaaatgattttcaaacctTGCTGCTCCTAGACCAGTAGGAAAATATAGGATTCATCATAATCATGTAAAGAGATATTGACGTGTACACCACCATCACCAAGTAAATTTACTACAGAACTTATACATCAAAGCAGAAATATCAACCTACAGATTCTTAACTGTTCATGACATTTAGCAATAATAGTGCTCATTTATGTCAACGCAACAATTTCTTCTGTTCACTACTTc
Coding sequences within:
- the LOC133707751 gene encoding inactive beta-amylase 9, which gives rise to MEVSVVRSSQVKIGRAELGRRELGFCKLSGNLRTQISFGQKYTSWKNGRLQFTLRAVQSESVRPVKASGPSKRSKSNDGLRLFVGLPLDAVSDCNSVKHARAIAVGLMALKLLGVTGVELPVWWGIVEKEAMGKYEWSAYHSLAEMVQKAGLELHVSLCFHASKQPKISLPDWVSCLGESQPGMFFKDRSGQQYKECLSLAVDELPVLNGKTPIQVYHDFCESFKASFSPFLGSTITGVSVSLGPDGELRYPSHHQSVKRSKIPGVGEFQCFDENMLNVLKQHAEATGNPLWGLGGPHDAPSYDQSPDSNTFFKDHGGSWESPYGDFFLSWYSNQLISHGDRILSLASSTFGDTEVTAYGKVPLMHSWYKTRSHPSELTSGFYNTSSRDGYEAVADMFARNSCKMILPGLDLSDVHQPHESRSSPESLLSQIRTACRKHGVEISGQNSSISGAPGGFQQIKKNLLGENEINLFTYQRMGAYFFSPEHFPSFSGFVRSLNQVELQSDDLASDEEATESIHVNSEQGIHMQAA